The sequence below is a genomic window from Pseudomonadota bacterium.
TCCGACATTGAACACAATACCAGCTGAATTATGCTTCTTTTTCGGCGACATCCACCCCTTCTTCTTGAAGGTACTGTCTCACCTGCTCTGCGGTATGGACATCCACCACATAGACACATTTTTCACCCTTTTTGAGCCCAATCTTTATGAAAGGGATAACAGCATCACGCCATTCTTCATGTGATTCGTAGATGAGGCAGAGATGATCGTGGGGTTTTAATGATTTTAGAGCCTGGGGTAATTTGCGGATCTTTTGTTCGTTTGCATTGGTATTCATATCATACCCCCGCCATATCAGGGGATTATACTATCTTAATGAAGGGCTATGATTGGATGCTATAGTATTTTTATAATATATAAGTATAGCATGGGAACAATAATAAGACAATAAATTGTATAAGTCACATACATTTGCGACAATACCTCCTTTTCAAACCCGTCTGACAGCTGACATTTAATTCTTTTGACAGAGTTTAACCAGACATAAGGCAATAGACTTCAGACAACAGAAGGGAATGGGTAGAGATTACACAAATTGTTAGACCATAGACATCAGACACAAGACATTAGATTTATGAGAATAAAGTCCAAAGTCTAAGGTCTAAAGTCATAAGTCTTCTTAGATGAGAAGAGCTGCTGTATCAGTACCAGCAAATATAGTAGGAATTGGGATATTAGACACCCATAGAAAAGTCTGATGTCTAAAGTCTTAAGTCCAGTGTCTGAATTGTAAATGTTGGTTCATAAACTACCAGTTCCCAGCTATGAGCTATGAACCATGAGCTATGGGCCAATGTTTACGCTTCTATTATGGGGAGTTCGATGACAAACCTTGTGCCTTGAGGGATGTTGTCTTCTACGTGGATTTTGCCATGGTGGTCTAAAACGATGGAGTGGACTATGGCGAGACCGAGGCCCATACCTTCTTTCTCCTTTGTAAAATAGGGGTCAAAGATTTTTTCCTTGTCCTCTGCCGGGATACCCTTTCCAGTATCGGCGAATTCTATTATACCAACCCCTTTCTGCTTATCGTATTTTGTACTGATGGTGATAGTACCCTGTTGGCTATCTATTGCCTTAACTGAATTAGTAATGAGGTTTATTATCACCCTTTTTATCCCATCTCTGTCAACCCTGAATTGGGGGATTTTTGCCTTTTCCAGATGAAAGGTGATGTTCTGGTACAGGTGATTATACAGATTAATTACCTCATCCACTATTGTGTTTATATCTTCAATTGCCTTGGCCTGTGAGGTATGGGTCAGTTTTGTAAGTTCATTCACTATCCTTTTTATATCATCCACTGATTTTATAATGACAGATGTTGTTTCATCCAGGACATCCTTTTCCTTGCCTTCAAAATGGGACAACAATCTTCTCCTTATCCTTTCTGCAGAAAGAATAATAGGTGTGAGCGGGTTTTTTATCTCATGGGTCAGCTTTCTTGCAACCTCTCTCCACGTAGCAAGCTTTTCAGCCCTTACTATATGGGTAATGTCATCAAAGGTGATGATGAATCCCTCGACCCTATTCGCTTCATCCTTCAGGATTGTCAGGGATGCCCTTATATAGGTAATATCCTTTTTCAGGTTCAGCCTCAGCTCCTTTGTGATGCTTCCACCATCTGCCCCCCTTGCCTCTTTCAGGAAAGATTTCATGAGCTTTCTGAAATCGTCGCCGAGAATTTCCTTTAATTGTATCCCTGTCCATGCTTCCCCCTCAATCCCGAGGATCGTTTTGGCAGCCCTGTTCAAGAGGAGAATATTGCCCTTCTTATCTGTAGATATGATACCCGAGGCTACGTTATCGAGTATTACCTCCATATATCGTCTTCTTTCTTCAATCTCATCCTTTGTAATCTTTAGTTCCTTTGCCATGCTGTTGAATGCGCTCACGAGGGTCCCTATCTCATCCTTGCCCCTGTCTTCGAGATTGATGTCAAATTTACCTTTTGCTATAATGGAAGCCCCCTCTTTCATCCTCTCTATCGGGATGGTAATCTCTGTTGCCATTTTTATCCCAACCCACACGGAAAAGAATATTGTCATGATTGTAATGAGGAATAGGGGAATTATAAAACTGAATTTCAGTATCTTTTTGAAGGGTCTTGCCTCCTTAAATTCCTTATTTGCAGCGGCAATTTCCTCTATCCGTTGTTTTCCATGAACCCTTATCATGTCACCGATAAACACAAATGCCTGTACATTTCCAGATTCATCGGTGATCTTAGTACCGGTGACGATCAGTTCCCCTTTTTCCAGGGGAATTATTGCCCTCATGGAATTGTTTTTTATAAGTGTTTTTGTCTTTTCAAACAGTATCTGTTCCGGTACTTCCTTGAGATTGCTCCTGCTCTTGATTATATTGCCGTAAGGGTCATAGATGGAAAAATATCCGAGAAGGTGTGTTTTTATGTTTCTTTTGATATATGTATCCAGTGCCCTCTCATTTTCTAATATCCTTTTCTTGCCGAGATCCTCTGCAAGCATGGTCCCTGTTTTTTCATGTCGCTGAAACAGGTCCTCATAGTAGAATTGCGAAAAGGTAAGGGCATTTTCAATTGTATCCTCTATCTTCTGGCTGAACCATTTATCCATGCTTACATGGAAAAAACCTGTGGCGAGTATAAAAAGGGTGAAGGATGGGAGAATTGAGATGAAAAGCAGTGTCA
It includes:
- a CDS encoding MEDS domain-containing protein translates to MNTNANEQKIRKLPQALKSLKPHDHLCLIYESHEEWRDAVIPFIKIGLKKGEKCVYVVDVHTAEQVRQYLQEEGVDVAEKEA
- a CDS encoding ATP-binding protein; protein product: MMKYRKELFWATIIALTFAFLIYFETQLPFFKKFLPIGENKLIVMILNINLLLILLLFFLVTRTLIKTYIEKKRGIWGSGLKTKLTLTLLFISILPSFTLFILATGFFHVSMDKWFSQKIEDTIENALTFSQFYYEDLFQRHEKTGTMLAEDLGKKRILENERALDTYIKRNIKTHLLGYFSIYDPYGNIIKSRSNLKEVPEQILFEKTKTLIKNNSMRAIIPLEKGELIVTGTKITDESGNVQAFVFIGDMIRVHGKQRIEEIAAANKEFKEARPFKKILKFSFIIPLFLITIMTIFFSVWVGIKMATEITIPIERMKEGASIIAKGKFDINLEDRGKDEIGTLVSAFNSMAKELKITKDEIEERRRYMEVILDNVASGIISTDKKGNILLLNRAAKTILGIEGEAWTGIQLKEILGDDFRKLMKSFLKEARGADGGSITKELRLNLKKDITYIRASLTILKDEANRVEGFIITFDDITHIVRAEKLATWREVARKLTHEIKNPLTPIILSAERIRRRLLSHFEGKEKDVLDETTSVIIKSVDDIKRIVNELTKLTHTSQAKAIEDINTIVDEVINLYNHLYQNITFHLEKAKIPQFRVDRDGIKRVIINLITNSVKAIDSQQGTITISTKYDKQKGVGIIEFADTGKGIPAEDKEKIFDPYFTKEKEGMGLGLAIVHSIVLDHHGKIHVEDNIPQGTRFVIELPIIEA